In a genomic window of Scyliorhinus torazame isolate Kashiwa2021f chromosome 5, sScyTor2.1, whole genome shotgun sequence:
- the LOC140419286 gene encoding uncharacterized protein, translating into MLTRQRARNSESPFTCSVCGKKFMCSSNLLAHQLDHIDEEPLQSSDSGDGSDTSKELVQYQRVHTDARPFSCSHCQKRFSQSSRLAEHQLLHTHERPFSCSHCGELFTESVHLIEHQQVHNKDRPFSSSQYGKRFTQSSHYTEHQLIHSNKRPLKCSECEKTFKRNFNLLRHQRTHTGERPFPCSVCGKRFAHSFHLRRHKQVHTGERPFTCSMCGKAYSCSSDLVIHKRTHTGERPYTCSECGKGFTRSAYLLMHKTVHTGERPFSCSVCAKRFTQSAALRAHKRVHTGERPFTCFVCGKSFSRLSQVLIHEQVHTGERRYLCHVCGKGFTSLHHLQRHQLVHTGEKPFICSVCGKAFPELSSLRRHDHIHTGKRPFTCSVCGKRFIQSFDLLKHRRVHTRKKLLTCSVCEKRFTQSSNLLRHQKLHTLPEKLNSVVPVANHTQD; encoded by the coding sequence ATGCTGACACGACAGCGAGCTCGCAATAGCGAGagtccgttcacctgctccgtgtgtgggaagaaaTTCATGTGTTCGTCCaacctgctggctcaccaactcGATCATATTGATGAGGAGCCTCTTCAAAGCTCTGATTCTGGGGATGGCTCTGATACCTCCAAGGAACTGGTCCaataccagcgagttcacactgatgccagaccattcagctgctcacaCTGTCAGAAGAGATTCAGCCAGTCCTCCCGCCTCGCGGAGCACCAGCTCCTTCACACAcatgagagaccattcagctgctcccaCTGTGGGGAGTTATTCACTGAGTCAGTGCATCTCATTgagcaccagcaagttcacaacaAGGACAGGCCATTCAGCAGCTCTCAGTAtggaaagagattcactcagtcctccCACTACACTGAGCACCAGCTCATTCACTCCAACAAGAGACCTTTGAAATGCTCAGAGTGTGAGAAGACTTTTAAAAGAAACtttaatctgctgagacaccagcgcactcacaccggggagaggccgtttccctgctctgtgtgtgggaagagatttgctcATTCATTCCACCTTCGGAGACacaagcaagttcacactggggagagaccattcacctgttccatgtgtgggaaggcATACAGTTGCTCATCTGACCTTGTGATACACAAAAggactcacactggagagaggccatacacctgctccgagtgtgggaagggattcactcgttcagcCTACCTTTTGATGCACAAAacggttcacaccggggagaggccattctcttGCTCTGTGTGTGCGAAGAGATTTACTCAGTCAGCTGCCCTGCGcgcacacaagcgagttcacaccggggagaggccattcacctgctttgtgtgtgggaagagTTTCTCTCGTTTGTCCCAGGTTTTGATACATGagcaagttcacaccggggagaggcggtATCTTTGTCacgtatgtgggaagggatttactagtttacaccacctgcagagacaccagcttgttcacaccggggagaagccgtttatctgctccgtgtgtgggaaggcttTCCCTGAGTTGTCCAGCCTCCGGAGACACGACCACatccacactgggaagaggccgttcacctgctctgtttgtGGGAAGAGATTTATTCAGTCATTCGATCTGCTGAAACACCGGAGAGTTCACACCAGGAAGAAGCtgctcacctgctctgtgtgtgagaagagatttactcagtcatccaacctgctgagacaccagaaacTTCACACGTTACCAGAAAAGTTGAATTCTGTTGTTCCTGTTGCGAATCACACCCAGGATTGA